From one Henriciella marina DSM 19595 genomic stretch:
- a CDS encoding threonine ammonia-lyase: MSDLPNSQDVLDAARRLHGHVLRTPVLRNDALDELAGAKLWFKCENLQITGSFKIRGATNRLLQLPADARGKGVVAFSSGNHAQGVARAARNFQMPALIVMPSDAPAIKVEGVCGDGAEIRLYDRTSESREEIAAEETRKRDATLVPSFDDPYIIAGQGSAGVEFGQQMRDANTPLDHIICCAGGGGLITGLALGYREFDPDIKVWTAEPEEHDDWRRSLASGEIRENAPGTRSICDAILTPAPGDLTWALGRELLEGGCAGSDADIEEAMRLAFRHLKLVLEPGGAAALACALFDLPEAAKGKAVGVVLSGGNVDPAQYARIIGV; encoded by the coding sequence ATGAGCGATCTGCCCAATAGCCAAGACGTCCTCGACGCGGCGCGGCGCCTGCACGGTCATGTGCTGCGCACCCCGGTGCTGCGCAATGATGCGCTGGATGAGCTGGCGGGCGCAAAGCTCTGGTTCAAATGCGAAAACCTGCAGATTACGGGCAGTTTCAAGATCAGAGGCGCGACGAACCGATTGTTGCAGTTGCCCGCAGACGCGCGCGGGAAGGGCGTGGTTGCTTTCTCATCCGGCAATCACGCGCAGGGCGTCGCCCGGGCGGCACGCAACTTCCAGATGCCCGCGCTGATCGTGATGCCGTCTGATGCACCGGCGATCAAGGTGGAGGGCGTATGCGGGGACGGCGCGGAGATCCGCTTATACGACCGCACCAGCGAAAGCCGTGAAGAGATTGCCGCTGAAGAGACGCGCAAGCGGGACGCGACGCTGGTGCCGAGTTTCGATGATCCGTACATTATTGCGGGGCAGGGCAGCGCCGGGGTCGAGTTCGGCCAGCAGATGCGCGATGCAAACACACCGCTGGACCATATCATCTGCTGCGCCGGTGGCGGGGGGCTGATTACCGGTCTGGCGCTCGGCTACCGCGAGTTTGATCCGGACATAAAGGTCTGGACCGCCGAGCCTGAAGAGCATGATGACTGGCGCCGCTCGCTGGCGTCTGGCGAAATCCGCGAGAATGCGCCGGGCACGCGGTCCATCTGTGATGCGATCCTGACGCCTGCGCCGGGCGACCTGACCTGGGCGCTTGGGCGAGAGCTGCTGGAGGGCGGGTGTGCTGGCAGCGATGCTGATATCGAAGAGGCCATGAGGCTTGCCTTCCGGCATCTGAAACTGGTGCTGGAGCCCGGCGGGGCTGCCGCGCTCGCCTGCGCGCTGTTTGACTTGCCAGAGGCCGCAAAGGGCAAGGCGGTCGGCGTCGTCCTGTCGGGCGGCAATGTCGATCCGGCGCAATATGCGCGGATTATCGGCGTCTAG
- a CDS encoding NAD-dependent epimerase/dehydratase family protein → MKFLVTGVAGFIGSRIARALLSDGHEVIGLDNLNAYYDVALKQARLHELQPLETFTFRKLDISDHEQLLALPERDSIDRVIHLAAQAGVRYSLENPFAYAESNMTGHLAVLEFCRRAAKVPMLVYASSSSVYGDDAVAPFREDANVDRPVSLYAATKRADELMSQAYAKLYDIPQIGVRFFTVYGPWGRPDMAYWSFTARILRGETIRVFNGGKMKRDFTYIDDAVAGLKAIATRRAVFVEGQRAHKLYNIGHNQPVALMDFISTIETVTGKKARIALEPMQPGDVTETCADISRMQADYGYNPQVSLEEGLQQFADWFTTQRVAAGPALRSP, encoded by the coding sequence ATGAAGTTTCTTGTGACCGGTGTGGCCGGTTTTATCGGATCGCGGATTGCCAGGGCGCTCTTGAGCGACGGGCACGAGGTCATCGGTCTCGACAATCTCAATGCCTATTACGATGTCGCGCTGAAGCAGGCCCGCCTTCATGAGCTTCAGCCACTTGAGACCTTCACATTTCGCAAGCTCGATATTTCCGATCATGAGCAGCTGCTGGCGCTGCCGGAGCGCGATTCGATTGACCGGGTGATCCATCTCGCCGCGCAGGCCGGGGTGCGCTATTCGCTCGAAAATCCGTTTGCCTATGCCGAATCGAACATGACCGGGCATCTGGCCGTGCTGGAGTTCTGCAGGCGGGCGGCGAAAGTGCCGATGCTGGTCTATGCGTCTTCAAGCTCTGTTTATGGCGATGATGCGGTGGCCCCTTTCAGGGAAGACGCCAATGTGGACCGGCCTGTCTCTCTCTATGCGGCGACGAAGCGGGCAGATGAGCTGATGAGCCAGGCCTATGCCAAGCTCTATGATATCCCGCAGATCGGGGTGCGTTTCTTTACCGTCTATGGCCCCTGGGGACGCCCGGACATGGCGTACTGGTCCTTCACTGCCCGTATCCTGCGCGGTGAAACGATCCGCGTCTTCAATGGCGGTAAGATGAAGCGCGATTTCACCTATATCGATGATGCAGTGGCAGGCCTGAAAGCGATTGCGACCCGCAGGGCAGTCTTCGTTGAGGGCCAGCGCGCGCACAAGCTTTACAATATTGGGCACAATCAGCCGGTCGCGCTTATGGACTTTATCTCAACGATTGAGACGGTGACCGGCAAGAAAGCGCGTATCGCTCTGGAGCCGATGCAACCCGGAGACGTGACCGAGACCTGCGCGGACATTTCGCGCATGCAGGCCGACTATGGCTACAATCCGCAGGTGAGCCTGGAAGAGGGTCTGCAGCAGTTTGCAGACTGGTTCACGACCCAGCGCGTCGCTGCGGGGCCAGCGCTGCGTTCGCCATGA
- the dapA gene encoding 4-hydroxy-tetrahydrodipicolinate synthase yields the protein MFQGSIPALITPFKNGEVDKKAFADLVERQIENGAGALVPCGTTGESATLSHAEHREVVSLCIEVTAGRIPVIAGAGSNSTREAIGLVQHAKDAGADAALCVCPYYNRPDQAGLEAHFRAIADTVALPIILYNVPGRTVSDVQPDTVIRLGKHPNIVGIKDATGDLARVSLHAAGLKGEQFVQICGEDPVTLGYRAMGGTGCISVTSNVAPADMAKMHKAMDEGDLATAREIEVRMIALHKALFCSPSPGPAKYALSRLGLCSDELRLPLVAPDEASRRRIEAAMEIAGLI from the coding sequence ATGTTCCAAGGTTCTATTCCGGCGCTTATCACTCCCTTCAAGAATGGCGAGGTGGACAAGAAGGCTTTCGCCGATCTGGTGGAGCGCCAGATCGAGAACGGTGCAGGCGCTCTGGTGCCCTGTGGCACGACCGGCGAGTCTGCCACACTCAGCCATGCAGAACACCGCGAAGTTGTCAGCCTTTGCATCGAAGTCACCGCAGGCCGTATTCCGGTCATTGCCGGTGCGGGCTCCAACTCGACCCGCGAAGCCATTGGCCTTGTCCAGCACGCCAAGGACGCCGGCGCCGACGCCGCCCTTTGCGTATGCCCTTACTACAACCGCCCGGACCAGGCAGGCCTCGAAGCTCATTTTCGTGCCATCGCTGATACCGTCGCGCTCCCGATCATCCTCTACAACGTGCCCGGCCGAACCGTTTCCGATGTTCAGCCCGACACCGTCATCCGTCTCGGCAAGCACCCCAATATCGTCGGCATCAAGGATGCGACGGGTGATCTTGCCCGTGTCAGCCTTCATGCAGCGGGCCTCAAGGGCGAACAGTTCGTCCAGATCTGCGGCGAGGACCCTGTCACGCTCGGCTACCGCGCCATGGGCGGCACAGGCTGCATTTCGGTCACGTCCAATGTCGCGCCTGCCGATATGGCAAAAATGCACAAGGCGATGGATGAGGGCGACCTTGCCACCGCGCGCGAGATTGAAGTCCGCATGATCGCCCTTCACAAGGCGCTCTTCTGCAGCCCTTCCCCCGGACCTGCCAAATACGCGCTGTCGCGCCTTGGCCTCTGTAGCGATGAGCTTCGCCTGCCGCTCGTCGCACCCGATGAAGCCTCCCGTCGCAGGATAGAGGCTGCAATGGAGATCGCGGGCCTTATATAA
- the smpB gene encoding SsrA-binding protein SmpB produces the protein MSRKSQIKGRSDGLVAENRRARFDYQVEDTLEAGLELKGSEVKSLRNGRANIAESYAAVEEGQLWLVNADFPPYEGANQFNHEPRRRRRLLASKREIAELSQKVERAGRTIVPLKLYFNDRGIAKLLIGLATGKKAPDKRETAKKRDWQREKARILKES, from the coding sequence ATGTCCAGAAAATCTCAGATCAAGGGCCGCTCCGACGGCCTCGTGGCAGAAAACCGCCGCGCCCGCTTCGACTACCAGGTTGAGGACACGCTGGAGGCCGGCCTCGAGCTGAAAGGCAGTGAGGTCAAATCCCTGCGCAATGGCCGTGCGAATATTGCTGAATCCTATGCCGCCGTCGAAGAAGGCCAGCTCTGGCTCGTGAACGCCGACTTTCCGCCCTATGAGGGCGCGAACCAGTTCAACCATGAGCCGCGCCGCCGCCGCAGGCTGCTTGCCTCAAAGCGCGAGATTGCCGAACTCTCCCAGAAGGTCGAGCGCGCAGGCCGGACAATTGTCCCGCTGAAGCTCTACTTCAATGATCGCGGCATCGCGAAACTCCTCATTGGCCTCGCCACGGGCAAGAAAGCCCCAGACAAACGCGAGACGGCCAAGAAACGCGACTGGCAGCGCGAAAAAGCGCGCATCCTGAAAGAAAGCTAG
- the galU gene encoding UTP--glucose-1-phosphate uridylyltransferase GalU, with translation MGIRKAVLPVAGFGTRVLPASKAIPKELLPVVDQPVLQYVVDEARAAGIEHFVFVTGRGKSAIEDYFDEAFELEHALGQKASKADILKDVQRTKLPPGAASFTRQQAPLGLGHAVWCAKDIIGDEPFAVLLPDVILRAKPSALAQMVEAYDKVGGNIVAVDPVPEENVSSYGVIAPKSRDGRLIEMSGMVEKPPREEAPSNLKITGRYILQPEIFGLLEDQGKGAGGEIQLTDAMVRLMESQSFHAFEFEGEEFDCGSKAGYFEACVAHALEHPETAGAARDLLQKYTKK, from the coding sequence ATGGGCATACGCAAGGCCGTGCTGCCGGTTGCAGGTTTTGGAACGCGGGTCCTGCCTGCTTCGAAAGCCATTCCGAAAGAATTACTGCCCGTGGTGGACCAGCCCGTCCTTCAATATGTCGTCGATGAGGCGCGGGCCGCCGGGATCGAGCATTTCGTCTTCGTGACGGGTCGCGGCAAAAGCGCGATCGAGGACTATTTCGACGAGGCTTTCGAGCTTGAGCATGCGCTCGGCCAGAAAGCGTCTAAGGCCGATATCCTGAAGGATGTCCAGCGCACCAAGCTGCCGCCCGGGGCGGCGAGCTTTACGCGCCAGCAGGCGCCGCTTGGCCTTGGTCATGCGGTCTGGTGTGCCAAGGACATTATCGGGGATGAGCCGTTTGCCGTGCTCCTGCCGGATGTCATTCTGCGCGCGAAACCATCGGCGCTGGCCCAGATGGTCGAGGCCTATGACAAAGTTGGCGGCAACATTGTCGCCGTTGATCCGGTGCCTGAGGAGAACGTCTCTTCCTATGGCGTCATCGCGCCGAAATCGCGTGATGGCCGCCTCATCGAGATGAGCGGCATGGTTGAGAAGCCGCCGCGCGAAGAGGCACCGTCGAACCTCAAGATCACCGGCCGGTATATTCTGCAGCCTGAAATCTTTGGCCTGCTGGAAGACCAGGGCAAGGGTGCGGGCGGCGAGATCCAGCTGACCGATGCAATGGTCCGGCTGATGGAGAGCCAGTCTTTCCACGCCTTTGAGTTTGAGGGTGAAGAGTTCGATTGCGGGTCGAAAGCTGGCTACTTCGAAGCCTGCGTCGCGCATGCGCTTGAACATCCGGAAACCGCAGGCGCGGCGCGAGACCTGCTCCAGAAGTATACGAAAAAGTGA
- a CDS encoding RcnB family protein — translation MVLKTFLIRIGAAGALAFATLTPIAMADQRGDRDRGHYDRGGHHSNNYRGDRNRGYKRGDRRGHRYDRRDQRRDYRRGRGYHHNNRGHYNRGRVVTRNYYSSPSYYRPRPRVVYHYDTSYRHPRYRVGSRFAYGANTVIIRDYDRYGLYNPPRGHQWVHHRGSSDAVLTSVATGAIVGLAIGILTQ, via the coding sequence ATGGTGCTAAAAACCTTTCTTATCCGTATAGGTGCAGCAGGGGCGCTCGCGTTTGCAACCCTCACACCCATCGCCATGGCCGATCAGCGCGGCGACCGCGATCGCGGCCATTATGACCGCGGCGGCCATCATTCCAATAATTACAGGGGCGACCGCAATCGTGGCTATAAGCGCGGCGACCGGCGCGGCCATCGTTACGACCGGCGCGACCAGCGCCGCGATTATCGGCGCGGACGCGGCTACCATCACAATAATCGCGGCCACTACAATCGCGGACGCGTGGTGACGCGCAACTATTATAGCAGCCCGTCCTACTACCGGCCCCGGCCCCGCGTCGTCTATCACTACGACACGAGCTACCGCCATCCGCGCTACCGCGTCGGCAGCCGGTTTGCCTATGGCGCCAATACGGTGATCATTCGCGATTATGACCGCTACGGTCTCTACAATCCGCCGCGTGGCCACCAGTGGGTACATCACCGCGGCAGCAGCGATGCTGTGCTGACCTCTGTCGCTACTGGGGCAATTGTCGGCCTCGCGATTGGTATCCTGACGCAATAA
- a CDS encoding lytic transglycosylase domain-containing protein, which yields MASAAPIAVAAIPTTPSLKPELVPASGVVPTAEARIFRDAVTAINRGDWSEVRALQARSRDETVRDLIAWFRARSDQNMSFDEMSTLLRERPDWPFMTTLQVRAEDNIDLSALNDQQKIAWFSERGGPASGDGRVALAESYRRTGEPQKAIELIREAWHGNTLDSEATRTVISQYGSQLTQQDHQMRADFLLWTNQRTAATNMKQYVGSDWAKLIDARYRLQARAAGVDAAVDAVPSSLQNHPGLVFDRANWRKRAGQGRDNWVPLLAQIDGTAVPAAGQDDLWNLRHWPIRQALQDRDFQLAYNMASRHGMSSGGNFAEAAWVAGWTALRHLNQPALAMPHFKALEAGTSTPISQARALYWQGRTYEAMGNTADAQASYERAAQYPYVYYGQLAAEKVGKTRIYLKTESDVTEAERTAFMSRPQVKAAILLAENGQAMDFRRFTYNIDDMLETEADYVLLSEVANNYLYPEVGVRGAKAGLAKDVVAPQAVFPIPNYELQREPNVERAMIYALARQESEMNPSAVSHANARGLMQFIPSTARAEAQRLRLPFRTSWLTDDPGYNMTLGGSHLDTLLGQFNGSYIMTAAAYNAGASRPRRWMQEFGDPRTGTIDPIDWVEFIPFAETRNYVQRVLENTQVYRQRIAGEAVDIRLSEDLNRGRY from the coding sequence ATGGCATCAGCAGCACCGATTGCAGTTGCAGCAATTCCGACCACGCCGAGCCTCAAGCCAGAGCTTGTGCCGGCGTCCGGCGTCGTTCCAACGGCAGAGGCGCGAATATTCCGCGATGCGGTGACCGCAATCAACAGAGGCGACTGGAGCGAAGTCCGCGCCCTGCAGGCTCGGTCTCGCGATGAAACGGTGCGCGACCTCATTGCATGGTTCAGAGCGCGCAGTGACCAGAACATGTCCTTCGATGAGATGTCGACGTTGCTGCGTGAACGTCCAGACTGGCCGTTCATGACGACGCTTCAGGTGCGTGCCGAAGACAATATCGATCTTTCCGCGCTGAACGATCAGCAGAAGATCGCATGGTTCAGCGAAAGGGGCGGACCGGCATCGGGCGATGGCCGGGTCGCACTGGCGGAGTCCTATCGGCGCACGGGTGAGCCGCAGAAGGCGATAGAATTGATCCGTGAAGCCTGGCACGGAAATACACTGGATAGTGAGGCGACGCGGACGGTCATAAGCCAGTATGGCAGCCAGCTGACGCAGCAGGACCATCAGATGCGCGCAGACTTCCTGCTCTGGACGAACCAGCGCACGGCAGCGACCAATATGAAGCAATATGTCGGGTCTGACTGGGCAAAGCTCATCGACGCGCGTTACCGCCTGCAGGCGCGCGCTGCCGGTGTTGATGCAGCCGTCGATGCGGTGCCTTCTTCCCTTCAGAACCATCCCGGCCTTGTCTTTGACCGGGCGAACTGGCGAAAGCGTGCTGGCCAAGGGCGCGATAACTGGGTGCCCTTGCTGGCTCAAATCGATGGCACGGCCGTGCCGGCGGCCGGTCAGGACGATCTCTGGAATTTGCGCCACTGGCCGATCCGGCAGGCGCTGCAGGATCGCGATTTCCAGCTGGCCTACAACATGGCGTCCAGGCATGGCATGAGCTCTGGCGGCAATTTCGCTGAGGCGGCATGGGTCGCGGGCTGGACGGCGCTTCGGCACCTCAACCAGCCAGCGCTGGCCATGCCACATTTCAAGGCCCTGGAAGCGGGAACATCGACCCCGATCAGCCAGGCGCGTGCGCTTTATTGGCAGGGCCGCACGTACGAGGCGATGGGCAATACCGCAGACGCGCAAGCGAGTTATGAGCGTGCCGCGCAGTATCCTTATGTCTATTACGGCCAGCTTGCCGCAGAGAAAGTCGGCAAGACCCGCATCTATCTGAAAACAGAATCAGATGTGACAGAGGCGGAACGCACGGCCTTCATGAGCCGGCCACAGGTCAAAGCGGCTATCCTGCTGGCCGAGAATGGCCAGGCGATGGATTTCCGGCGCTTCACCTATAATATTGACGATATGCTGGAGACGGAGGCCGATTATGTCCTACTCTCTGAAGTCGCCAATAATTACCTCTATCCGGAAGTGGGCGTCAGGGGCGCGAAGGCCGGTCTGGCCAAGGATGTGGTCGCGCCGCAGGCCGTATTCCCCATTCCAAATTATGAGCTTCAGCGTGAACCGAATGTCGAACGCGCCATGATCTATGCGCTGGCACGCCAGGAAAGCGAGATGAACCCGTCAGCCGTGTCGCACGCCAATGCGCGCGGTCTGATGCAGTTCATCCCAAGCACCGCGCGCGCCGAGGCTCAGCGCCTTCGCCTGCCGTTCCGGACCTCATGGCTGACCGATGACCCTGGCTACAACATGACGCTTGGCGGCTCGCACCTCGATACGCTGCTGGGCCAGTTCAATGGCAGCTATATCATGACGGCGGCGGCCTATAATGCGGGGGCTTCGCGACCGCGCCGCTGGATGCAGGAGTTCGGTGATCCGCGCACAGGGACCATCGATCCGATCGACTGGGTTGAGTTCATCCCGTTTGCCGAGACCCGTAACTATGTTCAGCGCGTTCTCGAGAATACGCAGGTCTATCGCCAGAGAATTGCCGGCGAGGCGGTCGATATCCGTCTGAGCGAAGACCTCAATCGCGGGCGTTATTAG